In a single window of the Coffea eugenioides isolate CCC68of chromosome 3, Ceug_1.0, whole genome shotgun sequence genome:
- the LOC113767130 gene encoding cilia- and flagella-associated protein 20: MFKNTFQSGFLSILYSLGSKPLQIWDKEVVNGQIKRIQDEDIQSNVLEIVGSNIQSTYITCPADPNATLGIKLPFLVMIVKNPKKYFTFEIQVLDDKNVRRRFRASNYQAVTRVKPYICTMPLRMDEGWNQIQLNLTDLTRRAYGTNYVETLRVQVHANCRLRRIYFSDRLYSEEELPPEFKLYLPMQKA; this comes from the exons ATGTTTAAGAACACCTTTCAGTCTGgatttttgtccattttataCAGCCTGGG GAGCAAGCCTTTGCAGATATGGGATAAAGAAG TTGTCAATGGCCAGATCAAGCGTATTCAAGATGAAGACATACAGTCCAATGTCCTTGAGATTGTAGGATCAAATATTCAATCAACATATATTACATGCCCAGCTGATCCAAATGCAACACTTGGTATAAAGCTTCCATTTCTAGTTATGATTGTTAAAAATCCGAAGAAGTACTTCACTTTCGAGATTCAGGTGCTGGATGATAAAAATGTTCGCCGGCGATTTCGTGCTTCAAACTATCAA GCGGTTACCAGGGTGAAACCATATATCTGCACCATGCCATTGAGAATGGATGAAGGCTGGAATCAGATCCAGTTGAATCTAACTGATTTGACAAGACGAGCATATGGAACCAACTATGTTGAAACTTTGAGAGTTCAGGTTCATGCCAATTGCCGCTTGAGAAGAATTTATTTCTCTGACCGGCTGTATTCTGAGGAAGAACTCCCACCAGAATTCAAGTTGTACCTTCCGATGCAG AAAGCCTGA